From Selenomonas sp. AB3002, one genomic window encodes:
- a CDS encoding AAA domain-containing protein, with product MKISEIYSAMGLKIKLSYEDSSADFQPGNLIRIEPTHERLVFLASQYGKNVQSKKPVLCKAGPKIADYLLDLFEGERENAYRCMFLTHVVENECIVIQTYIFQSVTEYKTPINIIVPNKLQEAHSIEKLRQDYIWDQLGIPALFCLNYKNKKRQNANVRFIGGRRYLVAQNTARGIIAESVAYLKDKYDIPVDIFVAPEIKFIPMSDIAEVNDALSADLEKISNPASYFARWEAYDELNKKLLEKESEEFGEITYTSYDFRVEVNGITYEFNIDQELDDSLIGKEVGASEAETVAEQIEKNARHKKQIGVGKIKKVTDSRVITFLEGEDDTDLIPKKGVLKLYTAGEHYIMKRRLAARERMIKHRSPIKSIVALIESGASSFEMLNSWGSHKAVTEELRRNFKRAAELNPEQVAALDIAVNTPDIALIQGPPGTGKTTVIKAIAERFREIFEAEQRQYQKINPEHILQSPKILISSFQNEAVDNAISAPLPGDIPAYRKTAKRTSEGSKEQYQKSLDKWYTGLKEAIKDMIEDKTASEFISQKRLLDDEFLSYKNAGEPIEKAVALIKRYLSYVSIPYPNETIAIAKEIITAATEPGDEYENPIIRKIEAQRTSLESFKDDGQRNARRLIAYIRINDELGISDVIKEAIEAVCDDAYSSEDFERYVKAIGSLRKIFCRKESIIDTKDTEKVNECILKIANTFSNHYLSTLSSIESKKSLILSDFLARMGQDYEMIVRKYSMTTAATCQTSLDFRDRADKIYDLVIVDEAARANPLDLFIPMSMGKKIVLVGDHKQLPHMLEPDVLKLLTADPRFRDIPEIEKSLFERLFDMFSKGQKPKALPLTQQFRMHPEICNFVSDAFYDGRLKTAKNITSEMRASSSEINHGKALVFVNIPISRGAETPGVSKSRWAEIEVIGKDVRHILDVDQKTSIGIITFYLAQAQMLEKHLDSFLNDDEKANIEVGTVDAFQGKEFDYVLLSCVRSNSPGGGKAPVVGFLEKPNRLCVAFSRSIRQLAVYGDAETLIQIPCFSRLYEICAVEGGGCYREC from the coding sequence ATGAAGATATCTGAAATTTATTCGGCAATGGGGCTTAAGATCAAACTTAGCTATGAAGATTCTTCTGCTGACTTTCAGCCCGGTAACTTGATTCGAATTGAACCGACACATGAGAGATTGGTATTTCTTGCCAGCCAGTATGGGAAAAATGTGCAGAGCAAGAAACCTGTGCTATGCAAGGCTGGCCCTAAAATAGCAGATTATCTTTTGGATCTATTTGAAGGTGAACGTGAAAATGCTTATCGTTGTATGTTTTTGACCCATGTGGTGGAGAATGAATGCATAGTAATACAGACATACATATTTCAGTCTGTGACGGAGTATAAAACACCTATAAATATTATCGTGCCAAATAAACTACAGGAAGCGCATTCTATTGAAAAATTACGGCAGGATTATATATGGGATCAATTGGGAATTCCAGCGCTGTTCTGTTTGAACTATAAAAACAAAAAGAGACAGAATGCCAATGTTCGTTTTATTGGCGGAAGGAGATATTTAGTTGCTCAGAATACTGCACGAGGAATTATTGCAGAGAGCGTAGCCTACCTGAAGGACAAATATGATATCCCAGTTGATATTTTCGTTGCTCCAGAAATCAAATTTATACCGATGTCGGATATTGCTGAGGTGAATGATGCATTATCAGCAGATTTGGAGAAAATTTCCAATCCAGCGTCATACTTTGCCAGGTGGGAGGCATACGATGAGCTGAATAAAAAGCTCCTTGAAAAGGAAAGCGAGGAGTTCGGAGAAATTACGTATACATCATATGATTTCCGGGTTGAGGTGAACGGTATCACGTATGAGTTCAACATCGATCAGGAGCTGGATGATTCGCTAATAGGTAAGGAAGTCGGAGCCTCGGAAGCGGAAACTGTCGCAGAGCAGATTGAAAAAAATGCTCGCCATAAGAAGCAGATTGGTGTTGGTAAAATTAAAAAGGTCACAGATAGTAGAGTGATTACGTTCCTTGAGGGCGAAGATGATACGGATTTGATTCCGAAAAAGGGGGTCTTGAAGCTTTATACAGCGGGGGAACATTATATCATGAAGCGCAGGCTTGCTGCGAGAGAACGAATGATAAAGCACAGGTCACCTATAAAATCTATTGTAGCTTTGATAGAGTCTGGCGCTTCCAGTTTTGAAATGTTGAATTCCTGGGGGAGCCATAAAGCGGTTACGGAAGAACTCAGAAGGAACTTCAAACGTGCAGCTGAACTAAATCCGGAACAGGTAGCCGCTCTTGACATAGCAGTTAATACCCCGGATATTGCACTTATTCAGGGGCCTCCTGGAACTGGAAAGACTACGGTAATCAAGGCAATCGCAGAGAGGTTCAGAGAAATTTTTGAGGCTGAGCAGAGGCAGTATCAAAAAATAAATCCTGAACATATACTTCAAAGCCCTAAAATCCTAATCTCCAGCTTTCAGAACGAAGCAGTGGACAATGCAATTTCTGCACCACTGCCGGGAGATATTCCAGCCTATCGAAAAACAGCGAAAAGAACATCTGAAGGTAGTAAAGAACAGTATCAGAAATCCTTGGATAAGTGGTATACAGGGTTGAAAGAAGCTATTAAGGATATGATTGAAGATAAGACAGCCTCTGAATTTATATCTCAAAAGAGACTGCTTGACGATGAATTTCTTTCGTATAAGAATGCTGGAGAGCCGATAGAAAAAGCGGTGGCGTTGATAAAACGCTATTTGAGCTATGTGAGTATACCATATCCTAATGAAACTATTGCGATTGCAAAAGAGATTATTACTGCCGCGACAGAGCCCGGTGATGAATATGAGAATCCTATTATTAGAAAGATAGAAGCTCAAAGAACCTCGCTGGAGAGTTTTAAGGATGATGGTCAGCGAAATGCTAGACGGCTAATTGCTTATATTAGGATCAACGATGAACTGGGAATATCTGATGTCATTAAAGAAGCGATTGAGGCGGTATGCGACGATGCATATTCTTCCGAAGATTTTGAGCGATATGTGAAGGCTATTGGAAGTTTGCGCAAAATTTTTTGCAGAAAAGAAAGTATCATTGACACCAAAGATACAGAGAAAGTCAATGAATGTATATTGAAAATTGCTAATACCTTCTCTAACCATTATCTTAGTACTCTTTCCAGCATTGAGAGCAAGAAATCCTTGATCCTAAGTGATTTCCTGGCTCGTATGGGGCAGGATTACGAGATGATTGTTAGAAAATATTCAATGACGACGGCAGCTACTTGCCAGACAAGTCTGGATTTTCGAGATCGTGCTGATAAAATATATGATCTTGTTATAGTTGATGAGGCTGCAAGAGCTAATCCGCTAGACCTGTTCATTCCTATGTCCATGGGAAAGAAAATAGTGTTGGTTGGCGATCACAAACAATTGCCTCATATGCTTGAGCCTGATGTGTTAAAGTTGCTTACAGCGGATCCAAGATTCAGAGACATTCCAGAGATAGAAAAGAGTCTGTTTGAAAGACTGTTTGATATGTTTTCAAAGGGCCAAAAACCGAAAGCATTGCCTTTAACACAGCAGTTCAGAATGCATCCGGAAATCTGCAATTTTGTGAGCGACGCTTTTTATGATGGCAGATTGAAGACAGCAAAAAACATCACTTCGGAGATGAGAGCAAGCTCGTCTGAGATTAATCATGGGAAGGCACTGGTGTTTGTGAATATCCCCATATCCAGAGGTGCTGAAACTCCGGGCGTTTCCAAAAGTCGATGGGCAGAGATAGAGGTGATTGGCAAGGATGTTCGCCACATATTGGATGTGGATCAGAAAACAAGCATTGGAATCATCACATTCTATTTAGCACAAGCGCAAATGCTCGAAAAACATTTGGACAGTTTCCTGAACGATGATGAGAAGGCCAATATTGAAGTTGGTACAGTTGACGCTTTCCAAGGAAAAGAGTTTGATTATGTGCTGTTGTCCTGTGTTCGTTCCAATTCTCCAGGAGGTGGAAAGGCACCGGTTGTAGGCTTCTTGGAAAAACCGAACAGATTGTGTGTAGCTTTTAGCCGTTCTATCAGGCAACTGGCAGTCTACGGAGATGCGGAAACGCTGATACAAATTCCTTGTTTTTCTCGTTTATATGAAATCTGTGCAGTTGAAGGGGGAGGCTGCTATCGTGAATGCTGA